The DNA region GCACACTGCACCGCTGGTGCCGCGAGGCACGCCCCTTCGCCCTGGCCACCGTGGTCGACGTCACCGGCAGCACACCTCTGCCCGTCGGTACGTCGGTCGCGGTGGACGCGGACGGCAACGCGGTCGGCAGCGTCTCCGGCGGCTGTGTCGAGGGTGCGGTCTACGAGCTGTGCAGGCAGGTGCTGGGAGACGAGGGTGCTCCTCAGCGTGCCTGGTTCGGCTACTCCGACGACGACGCCTTCGCGGTCGGCCTGACCTGCGGCGGCGAACTCGACGTCCTGGTCCAGCGCGTCGACCCGGTGTCCGACCCCCATCTCGGCGTCGCCCTGCACGACATCGTTCAGGGCAGGTCCACCGCCATCGCGCAGGTGGTCGACGGCCCGCACCACCTGCTGGGCCGCACACTGTGCGTCCTTGCCGACGGCACCGCCTCCTACGGAACCCTGGACGGAGGGCTGAGGGACCGCGCGGTGACCGCACAGGCGGGCGCCCTGCTCCGCTCGGGACGTACCGCCCGCGTCGAGCTGGGCGGGCACGGCGACACCTGCCCGGACCGGCTGTCCGTCCTCGTCCAGGTGGCGGCGTCCCGCCCCCGCATGCTGATCTTCGGCGCCGTCGACTTCGCCGCCGCGCTCAGCCGGGCCGGGGCCTTCCTGGGCTACCGGGTCACCGTGTGCGACGCACGTCCCGTCTTCGCCACCGCTGCTCGCTTCCCGGACGCGGACGAGGTGGTGGTCGACTGGCCCCACCGGTACCTGGAGCACACGGCCGTGGACGGCCGTACCGCAGTGTGCGTCCTCACCCACGATGCCAAGTTCGACACCCCCCTGCTCCGGCTGGCTTTCGACCTGCCGGTCGGTTACGTCGGTGCCATGGGATCTCGGCGCACGCACGAACAGCGTCTTGGCCTCCTGCGCGAACAGGGCCTGTCCGACGAACACATCGCCCGCTTGCGCTCCCCGATCGGCCTGGACCTCGGAGCTCACACACCGGAAGAGACGGCTGTCTCCATCGTGGCCGAGATCGTTGCCTCCGCAAGCCTCGGCAGCGGCCTGCTCCTCTCCCGGGGAACAGGCCCGATCCACCGTCCGGTGCCCACCCCGACCGGCGGCCGGCCCGGACACGAAGAGGCAGCCGTACGCGCCGGTGTGGGCCGCGGCACGGGATCCTCGATGAACAACGGCTCCCCCCAGTTCGGCGACCCGAGCCGTGCGGTCGCCGAACTGGGCCACGTACCGGCCACGGCGGCCGGAGCGCCCGTGAACCGGACGGACGGTGCCGCGGGCAACGTCCCCGAAACCCAGCGCCGCGCCCTCGCGGAGCCGTGACCGCCGTGATCCGCCTGACCTGCGGACCTTCCCTCCCGCAAGGGCGCAACCAGAAGGTCCGAGCTACCGGGACTCGCCCCGCCAGGGGGCCCCATCCTTGGGAGAATGGCTGACATGACCGACAGCGCAGCCCATGAGCTGGGCGAATTCCTGAAAACCCGGCGCGCCGAGCTGACTCCCCGGTCAGTCGGACTGCCCGACTCGGGAGCCCCGCGCCGAGTACCGGGTCTGCGCCGGGAGGAAGTGGCCCTGCTGGCCGCCATCAGTACGGACTACTACACACGGCTGGAACAGGGACGCATCGACGTGTCCGAGCCCGTGCTGACTGCCATCGCCCGGGTCCTGAAGCTCGACGACGACCAGCGGGAGTACGCCTTCGAGCTCGCGGGCAAGGCGACCGGCCGCCCGCGCCGGCCCGAGGTACAGGTCGTCAACCCGCAGCTGCAGCGACTGCTCGACGACCTCGCCTCCATCCCGGCCATGGTCCTCGGGCGCCAGACGGACGTCCTGGCGTGGAACGAGATGGGGGCCGCGCTGGTCGGGGACTTCGGAAAGATCCCGGAGAAGGAACGTAACTACGCGAAGATGATCTTCTCCGACCGTATGAGGGGGCTCTACGCCGACTGGGAGGCCGCGGCCCGTATGTCCGTCGCGCAACTGCGCATGGAGGCGGCCCGCGACCCCGACTCCCCAAAGCTCGTCGCGCTCGTCGAAGAGTTGTCGGCGCGAGACGCGGACTTCCGGCGGTGGTGGGCCGAGCACCACGTGGCAGCCCGGCGGGTCGGTGCCAAGACGCTGAACCATCCGGCCGTCGGCGAGCTCGTCCTCGAATGGGACACCCTCACCTGCAGCACCGACCCCGATCAGCAACTGACCATCTGGACCGCCGCGGCCGGCACACCCACGCACGACCGGCTGCGCCTCCTTGCGGCCTGGGTGGCTGACGGGAACTCGCTCGCCCCTGGCGCGGCGAGCTGACGACGGTGTGGCGCGCGGGCGACGACCGGGACTCCGGCGTCGCCGCGGCGCCATGACATCACCGACGCGGCCGCCACACGGCTGCCATGAGCCGACGTCACTGAGCGACGTAGCCACCGTCGACGGGAAGGGCGACGCCGACCACGAAGCTCGCTCGCGGGCTGCAGAGCCAGAGCACTGCCGCCGCGATCTCGTCCGCGTGGCCGAGCCGGCCGATCGGCTGGGCCGCCTCGGCCTGGTAATGGTCGAGTTCACCCGCGCTTTCATGGCGGAGAGCGAGCCGGGCCGATGAGCGTGCTGCGAAAATACCTCACGCCTGGGCGGGCGAGCTGACGCCAGGGCCTGCTGTGCGGGGTCCGGGGATGGGGGCCAGTTGCGGTCTCCGACTGAGGGGTACTGACAGGGCTTCCCACCTGAGCAGGCGGCGGTCCGGGCCCGCCGTCCTGTTACGTGGGACGATCGGCTTCGTGAGCGGTGTGGCTTCGGCACGCGAGGAGACCGCATGGCGGGTTCTCGTCGTCGGTGATCGTTGCGTCCCTGCCGCGTCGATGCCCTGGCCAGGTGTGCGGTCCGCCGCTCCCGGCCGGTCCGCAGCCTCGACCGGCCGGGAAACAAGGCGGAACATCACGCGGCGTGGCCGTACCGGAGTCCGGCCGTAACGCCACGGTCGTCGCACCTCGCCGCGACCGGCCGGTGGGATCACGGTGGTCAACTCTTGGGACATGGGGTGGGTGTGAGCGGTGGCGCGTGAACTGGTGCTCGGTGTCGACGCGGGGCACACCGTGACCAAGGCCGTTCTGTTCGATGCCGCCGGCCGGCCGGTGGCGCAGGGCAGCGGCACGCTGCCGCTGTCCACCCCTCGCCCGTACTGGGTCGAGCGGGACATGGACGACGTGTGGCGAACGGCGCACCAGGCCATCGCCGCCTGTCTCGCCGAGGCCGGTCCGGACGCGGGGCGGGCTGTCGCCGCGGTGGGACTGGCCGGGCACGGCGACGGACTGTACGCCGTCGACGAGCTCGGCCGGCCGGTGCGCTCCGCGATCGTGGCGATGGATACGCGGGCCGAACCGGTGCTGGAGGAGTGGCGGGGCACTCCGGTCTGGTCCCGTGCCCTGGAGTTGTCGGGCACGGTGCCCTTCGCGGGCTCCCCGGCCGCTCTGCTGGCCTGGCTCGCTCGTCACGAACCAGGGGTGCTTCAGCGGGCGCGTTGGCTGTTGTCCTGCAAGGACTGGCTGCGCCTGCGCCTGACGGGCGTGGCGGCCACCGATCCCACGGACGCCAGTGCCTCGTTCACCGACATGCGGCGGGGCGGCTACTCGCCAGAGCTGCTCGACCTGTACGGCCTCGGCGCGCTCGCCGATATGCTGCCACCCGTCCTGGCGTGCGATGCGTTGAGCGGAACCGTCACCCGTGAGGCCGCGGCGCTCACCGGGCTGACCGCGGGCACCCCCGTCGTGACGGGCGCCCATGACGTCGATGCAGCCGCGCTCGGGGTCGGCGGCACGGAGCCGGGCGAACTGTGCCTGATCGCCGGGTCGTTCAGCATCAACCAGGTGGTCGGCAAGCACCCCGTCGTCGATCCGCGCTGGCAGGTTCGTCACTTCGTCCGCCCGGGCCAGTGGATGACCATGTCCACCTCACCCGCCTCGGTAGCGAACATGGAGTGGTTCCTGAGGGTGACAGGTGCGCCTGCCGACCAGCGGGACGGCGTCCACGAGGTGATCGACCGCGAGGTCGAGGCACACCTGGACGGTCCGTCGCAGGTGCTGTTCCACCCGTTCGTCTACGGCTCCCCGCACCCGCATCCCACGTCCGGCACGTTCCTCGGACTGCGCGGCTGGCACGGCCGCGGACATCTGCTGCGGGCCCTGATGGAAGGCGTCGTGCTCAATCACCGTTGGCACGTGGACGCCCTGTGCTCGAAGCTGCCGATCAGCGGGTCGGCCCGACTGACCGGCGGCGCCGCGCGCAGCGAGGTGTGGAGCCAGATGTTCGCCGACGCCCTGCGGCGGCCGGTCGAGGTGACCGACGTGCAAGAGAGTGCTGCCCGGGGGGCGGCGCTGCTCGCCGCCACCGCCGTCGGAGTGCTCGACGACGTGACGGACCCGCGCGCCGGAGCCACCGTGCTCAGACGACATGAACCCGACCCCGACCGGGTCGCCGTACTCGACGAGGCGTATGCGGTGTACCAAGAGGCGTTGGAGGCTCTCGGACCGGTCTGGGCCCGTCTGGACGAGCTCGAGCGTCCGGGGTGAGTGCCGGACGAGCCGGCGACATGAGGGAGTCGACGGGCATCCGGACTGGCCCTAGAGGGGGGTCGCCACGCCGTGGTAGCGGTACGGCGGCTGGGCGCCGGCGCGGGTGCAGGTGTCGGCGGCGATCTCCACGGCGTACGACAGCAGCCGGGCAAGCTTGTCGGCGCCGAGATGGTCGACGCCTTCGCGGCTGAGTCGGCCGGTGTGGTGCAGATGGGCGAGCACTCCGGCGGTGAAGGCGTCGCCCGCTCCGACCGTGTCGACGACCTGGACCGACGGGGCCGGCACATGGACCCGGGCGTCGCGGCCGACGGCCCAGGCGCCCCGGGAGCCGAACGTGATCAGCACGAGTCCCGCCCCGGAGGCGAGCCAGCGTTCGGCCACCGCCTCGTACGGCTCACCGGGGTGGAGCCAGGCCAGGTCCTCATCGCTCGCCTTCACCACGTCGGCGAGCGCCACCCACTCGGCGAACCGCCTGAGATAGGTGGCGCGGTCGGTGACCAGGCCCGGCCGCACGTTCGGGTCGAGGGACACCAGTCGCCGCCCCGCCTCCCGGCGAATCAGTCCGTCGAGCGTGGAGGCCAGGGGTTCGAGCAGCAGGCCCAGCGACCCGAGGTGCAGAGCAGTCCCCGCAGGCAGCGTGCCGCCGTCCGGGAGAGCGGCGAGGTGTTCAGGAAGCAGGCCGCGGTCGGCGGTGCCGTTCGCGTGGAAGGAGTAGGCGGCCGACCCGTCCTCGCGCAGATGCACGGCGGCGAGGGTGGTGGGGTCGGCCGCGGGCAGCGTATGGGTGAGCCGGGTGCCGGAGGCCGCTAGGCGGTGTCTTCAAATGATCTTTAGTAGTGGATCATGGTCGGGTGATACGTCGCCATGAACTGTCCGATGCCGAGTGGGAGTTCGTCCGGCCACTGCTGCCGGTGTCACTGCGAGGCCGGAAGCGGCTGGACGACCGCAAGGTGCTCAACGGGATCGTGTGGAAGTTCCGCACCGGAACGGCCTGGCGGGACGTGCCGGAGCGGTACGGCCCGTGGGCCACGCTGTACACCCGCTTTCGCCGGTGGGCTCTGGACGGCACGTTCGAGCGCATGCTCCGGGCCGCCCAGGCCAGGGCGGACGCGGCCGGGGACATCGACTGGCTCGTGTCGGTCGACTCCACCATCGTCCGTGCTCACCAGCACGCCGCCGGGGCCCGAAAAGGGGGGCCCGCTGTCCCGGCCTCGGACGCTCCCGAGGCGGTCTGACCAGCAAGATTCATCTCGCCTGCGATGCCTTCGGCCGCCCGCTCGCCTTCACGGTCACGGGCGGGAACACCAACGACTGCACCCAGTTCACCGCCGTGATGGAGGCGATACGGGTGCCCCGCATCGGTCCGGGACGGCCCCGCGTACGGCCTGCCCATGTCCTGGGCGACAAGGGCTACAGCTCCCGGGCCATCCGCACCTGGCTGCGACAGCACGGCATCAGCCACACCATCCCCGAGCGGGCCGACCAGATCCGCAACCGGCTCCGACGCGGCAGCCGGGGCGGACGCCCGCCGGCCTTCGACAAACAGCTCTACAAGCGACGCAACGTGGTCGAACGCTGCTTCAACCGCTTGAAGCAGTGGCGAGGCATCGCAACCCGCTACGACAAGACCGCCGAGTCCTACCAAGCAGCCGTCACCCTCGCATCGCTCCTGATGTGGGCGTGACATTTGAAGACACTCCCTAGGTGCGCGCGCAGGAGATCGCCGAAGTGGTCGTCGGAGATGCGCGCGAGCAGTGCCGTGGGGACTCGGAGTCGGCCGAGACCGGCGGCGACGTTGAGGCACGAGCCGCCCGGGCGCGGCTGGAACGCCGCGGCACCGTCGGCCGTTCGGGCGGGGGTGAGGTCCACCAGCGCGTCTCCGGCGACGACGACGGCAGGCTGATCTGCGGGTTCCGGTCTGGTGCTCATGTGGGTTCCTCGGGGACGGCGACGGCAGGCCGAGAGCTCGGCTGGGCTGTATGGCGGGGCTGTTCGGCGGAGGCCCGTAGCCCCTTCAGGGAGCGCTTGACGATAAGTCCGAAGAGATTTTCTCGCAAGATGTGTTAACAACGGCGCAGTCTCCTGCTAATAATTCGGCCATCGAAACGCGCCCGACTCCCCAAGGACGCATCCACACCCCTGCTCGACCCGCCGCGCCTCAGTCGAGGTCCCGGCGAACCCGCACGAGAGGTCCCCCCGTCACATGGCATCGACCAGATACGCCCTCATAGCCGGCGCCGCCGCCACCGCCCTGCTCGCCACAGCCTGTTCCGGAGCCGGAGCCGGCGGGTCCTCGGGCGGAGGGAAGAGCATCAACGTCCTGATGGTCGGCAACCCGCAGATGGAGGACATCGCGAAGCTGACCAAGGACAACTTCACCAAGGACACCGGGATCAAGGTCAACTTCACGATCCTTCCCGAGAACGAGCTGCGCGACAAAGTCACCCAGGACATCGCCACCCAGGCCGGCCAGTACGACGTCGCCACCATCGGCGCCTACGAGGTGCCCATCTGGGAGAAGAACGGCTGGCTGCACGACCTGGGCTCCTACGCCGACAAGGACAAGGGCTTCGACAAGGCCGACCTGCTCAAGCCGATGGTCCAGTCGCTCACCGGCTCGGACGGCAAGCTCTACGCCCTGCCGTTCTACGGCGAGTCCTCCATGCTCATGTACAACAAGGACGTCATGAAGGCGAAGGGCATCACGGTGCCCGAGCGCCCGACCTGGCAGCAGATCGCCGACATCGCGGCCAAGGTCGACGGCGCCGAGCCCGGCATGAAGGGCATCTGCCTGCGTGGTCTGGCCGGCTGGGGCGAGCTGGGTGCGCCGCTGACGTCCATGGTCAACACCTTCGGCGGCACCTGGTTCACCAAGGACTGGAAGGCCCAGGTCAACAGCGGAGGCTTCAAGGAGGCCACGAAGTTCTACGTCGACCTGGTCCGCGAGCACGGTGAGGCCGGCGCCCCGCAGGCCGGGTTCACCGAGTGCCTGAACGCGCTGAGCCAGAAGAAGGTCGCCATGTGGTACGACGCGACCAGCGCGGCCGGGTCGCTGGAGGACCCCGCCTCCAGCAAGATCGCCGGCAACGTCGGCTACGCCTACGCGCCGACCGTCAAGACGGACAGCAGCGGCTGGCTGTGGGCCTGGTCGTGGGCCATGCCGAAGACCACGAAGAACGCCGACGCCGCCTCGCAGTTCATGCTGTGGGCCTCCAGCAAGAAGTACGAGAACCTCGTCGGAGAGAAGCTCGGCTGGGCGCGTGTCCCGGCCGGCAAGCGGGCCAGCACGTACGAGATCCCGGAGTACAAGAAGGCCGCCGCGTCGTTCGGTGACATCACCCTGAAGTCCATCGAGGGCGCCGATCCGGCCAACCCGGGCGTCCAGCCCCGGCCGACCGTGGGCATCCAGTACGTGGCCATCCCCGAGTTCCAGGACCTGGGCACCAAGGTGACCCAGGAGATCTCCGCCGCCATCGCCGGCAAGACCAGCGTGGACAAGGCGCTCGACGACGGCCAGAAGCTCGCCGAGGACGTCGCCAAGACCTACCAGAAGTGACCTTCAGCGCCCGGCCGGCCTCGTGCCGGCCGGGCGCCGCTCCCCGCAACCCCGGCCTTCACCGGCAGAGGAACGATTCATGACCACGCTCACCGCACCCCCCAAGACAGCACCCCCACCCGTCCGTAGCCGGAAGTCCTCGGGCGCGGCGGCCAAGTGGAAGCGTCGCATCCCGCTGCTGCCCGCGCTGATCTTCACCATCGTCGTCACGCAGCTGCCCTTCGTGGCCACGTTGATCATCTCCACCTTCCAGTGGAACATCCTCAAGCCGGGCGAGAGGCACTTCGTCGGTCTGTCCAACTTCTCGTTCGTCTTCACAGACGAGCGGCTGCGCACAGCCGTGCTCAACACCGTCGTGCTCACCGCGTCGGTGGTGGTCATCAGCGTGATCCTCGGACTCGGTCTGGCGATGCTCCTCGACCGCCGGTTCGCCGGCCGCGGGCTGGCCCGCACCCTGCTCATCGCCCCGTTCCTGGTCATGCCGGTCGCGGCGGCGCTCCTGTGGAAGCACGCCATCTACAACCCCGACTACGGCCTGCTCAACGGCACCCTCAACGCCGTATACAGGTTCTTCGGCGCGGACAACGGCCCCACGGTCGACTGGATCTCCTCCTACCCGATGCCCGCCGTCGTGATCTCGCTGGTCTGGCAGTGGACCCCGTTCATGATGCTGATCCTCCTGGCCGGCCTGCAGGCACAGCCCGGTGACGTCCTCGAGGCGGCCCGCATGGACGGCGCCTCCGCGCTCCAGACCTTCCGCCACATCACGCTGCCGCACCTGCGCCAGTACATCGAACTGGGCGTTCTGCTCGGCACGATCTACGTCGTGCAGACCTTCGACGCGGTCTTCACCATCACCCAGGGCGGCCCCGGCTCCCAGACCACCAACCTGCCCTACGAGATCTACCTGACCATGTTCCGCAAGTACGAGTACGGCGAGGCGGCCGCCGCCGGTGTCGTCGTCGTCCTCGGCGCGTTCGTCATCGCGACCTTCGCGCTGCGCACCATCGCGTCGCTGTTCCGCGAGGAGACATCCCGATGACCCATGCAGCAGTCGCCGCGCCCGGGGCGAGGCTCACAAAGCTCTTCCGCCGCAAGCAGGACCAGGGTGGTGAGTCCCGGCTTTCCCCTCTGTGGACCTTCGTCGCCTGGCTCGCCACCCTGGCGTTCTTCGCACCGGTGGCCTGGATGGTCCTCACCTCCTTCCACCAGGAGGCCGACGCGGCCACCAATCCGCCCACCCCCTTCGCCGCCGTCACCTTCGACCAGTACAAACTCCTGTTCAGCCGGGACATCACCCCCTTCCTCCTCAACTCGGCCATGGCCAGCATCCTTTCCACGATCCTGGTCCTCGCCCTGGCGGTGCCGGCGGCCTACGCGCTGTCCATCAAGCCGGTCGAGAAGTGGACCGACGTGATGTTCTTCTTCCTGTCCACCAAGTTCCTCCCCGCCATCGCGGCCCTGCTGCCGGTGTACCTGATCGTCAAGGACGCCGGGATGCTGGACAACGTGTGGACGCTGGTCATCCTCTACACCGCCATGAACCTGCCGATCGCGGTATGGATGATGCGCTCCTTCCTCGCCGAGGTCCCCAAGGAGATCCTGGAGGCGGCCGAGGTCGACGGCGCGGGCCTGCTCACCGTGCTGTGGCGGGTCGTCGCACCGGTCGCCATGCCCGGACTCGCCGCCACCTCGCTGATCTGCTTCATCTTCAGCTGGAACGAGTTCATGTTCGCCGTGAACCTCACCGCCACGCAGGCGTCCACCGCGCCGGTGTTCCTGGTCGGCTTCATCACCAACGAGGGCCTGTTCCTGGCCCGGCTGTGCGCGGCGGCCACCCTGGTCTCACTGCCCGTCCTCATCGCCGGTTTCGCCGCCCAGGACAAGCTGGTCCGCGGCCTGTCCCTGGGAGCGGTGAAGTGAGAGCGGCCGTGATCACCCAACCCGGCAGTATCGAGATCGCCACCGTCGACGACCCCGCTCCCGGTCCGCGCGAAGTCGTCGTCGAGGTCGCGGCCACCGGACTGTGCGGCACAGATCTGCACATCCTCCAGGGGGAGTTCGCCCCGAAGCTGCCCATCATCCCCGGCCATGAGTTCGCCGGGGAGGTCGTGGGCCTCGGTAGCGAGGTCACCGAACTCGCGCTCGGCGACCAAGTCGCCGTGGACCCGTCGCTGTACTGCTTCGAGTGCCACTACTGCCGCCTCGGCCACAACAACCTCTGCGAACGCTGGGCCGCCATCGGCGTCACCAATCCGGGCGCCGCCGCCGAGTACGCCGTGGCGCCCGTCGCCAACTGCGTACGACTGCCCGACCACGTGGACGCCCAGGACGCGGCCCTGATCGAGCCCCTGTCCTGCGCTGTGCGCGGCTACGACGTCCTGCGCAGCCGCCTCGCCTCCCGGGTGCTCGTCTACGGCGCCGGAACCATGGGCCTGATGATGCTCCAGCTCGCCAAGGCCACCGGCGCCGCGAGTGTCGACGTCGTCGACATCAACGCCGAACGCCTGGCCTACGGCATGGCAGTTGGGCTGCTCCGCCGGTGCCGCGTCCGCCGATGAGCTCGACCGGCCGCCCTACGGATGGGATCTGGTCATCGACGCCACCGGCAACGCGAAAGCCATTCAGGACGCCCTCGGCCGGGTGGGCAAAGGCGGCACATACCTGCAGTTCGGGGTCGCCGACTACGCCACCCGGGCCACCATCGAGCCGTACAGGATCTACAACCAGGAGATCACGATCACCGGCTCCATGGCGGTCCTGCACAGCTTCGAACGCGCGGTGGACCTCTTCGCCACCGGTGTCATCGACCCGCGCGTCTTCATCAGTGACCGCCTCCCGCTGGCGGCGTTCCCGGACGCAGTCACCCGCTTCCAGGCAGGCATCGGCCGCAAGATCCAGATCCAGCCCGGCCTCGCCACCGCGTGAACGCCCGAACCGAACGGAAACCCCCATGACCGAGCAGATCCGCCGCGTTCTCGTCCGATCCCTCGACGACATCACCCTCGAGGAAGTGCCAGCCCCCGTCCCCGGGGACGACGAACTCCTCATACGCACCACGGTCGTCGGCGTATGCGGCTCCGACACCCATGCCGCGGCCGGCCACCACCCCTTCGTCGACCTGCCCTACCGTCCCGGACACGAGGCGGTGGGCATCGTCGCCGCGGCAGGAAAGGGAGCCGAGGACTTCGCACCCGGAGACCGGGTGATCATCGAGCCCAACCTGTACTGCGGCCGGTGCCCCCAGTGCCGCTCCGGCCGCTACAACATCTGCCAGGAACTGAAGGTCTTCGGCTGCCAGACGCCCGGCGCCATGGCCGATCTGTTCACCCTCCCGGCCGACCGTGTCCACCGCGTCCCCGACGGTATGACGGACATCGAGGCCGCCCTGGTCGAGCCCCTGGCCACCCCGGTGCACGCCGTGGCGAAGGCCGGTGACCTCACCGGACGCACGGTCGTCGTGCTCGGCGCCGGGCCCATCGGTCTGCTCGTCCTCGCCGCCGCCCGGCACGCCGGCGCCGCGAAGATCGCGGTCACCGACCTGTTGCCGGGCAAGCGGGACCGCGCCCTGCGCCTCGGAGCCGACGCGGCCCTGCCCGCCGACGCCGCCGACCTCGCCGACCAGGCCCACGCGGCGCTCGACGGACCGGCCGACGTGGTCTTCGACTGTGTGGCGCGCGAACAGTCCATCGCCCAGGCCACCGACCTGGTCACCAAGGGCGGCACGATCATCGTCGTCGGCGTCGGCGCCGCCGGCACCACCCCGGTCCGCCTTGACCTGATCCAGGACCGGGAGATCCGCGTCGAGGGCACCCTGATGTACACCGGCGACGACTACCGCACCGCGATGTCCCTGATCACTTCCGGCGCCATCGACACCGCCGAGATCGTCACCGCCACCTACCCGCTGGAGGACGC from Streptomyces sp. ALI-76-A includes:
- a CDS encoding helix-turn-helix transcriptional regulator gives rise to the protein MTDSAAHELGEFLKTRRAELTPRSVGLPDSGAPRRVPGLRREEVALLAAISTDYYTRLEQGRIDVSEPVLTAIARVLKLDDDQREYAFELAGKATGRPRRPEVQVVNPQLQRLLDDLASIPAMVLGRQTDVLAWNEMGAALVGDFGKIPEKERNYAKMIFSDRMRGLYADWEAAARMSVAQLRMEAARDPDSPKLVALVEELSARDADFRRWWAEHHVAARRVGAKTLNHPAVGELVLEWDTLTCSTDPDQQLTIWTAAAGTPTHDRLRLLAAWVADGNSLAPGAAS
- a CDS encoding FGGY-family carbohydrate kinase, with protein sequence MARELVLGVDAGHTVTKAVLFDAAGRPVAQGSGTLPLSTPRPYWVERDMDDVWRTAHQAIAACLAEAGPDAGRAVAAVGLAGHGDGLYAVDELGRPVRSAIVAMDTRAEPVLEEWRGTPVWSRALELSGTVPFAGSPAALLAWLARHEPGVLQRARWLLSCKDWLRLRLTGVAATDPTDASASFTDMRRGGYSPELLDLYGLGALADMLPPVLACDALSGTVTREAAALTGLTAGTPVVTGAHDVDAAALGVGGTEPGELCLIAGSFSINQVVGKHPVVDPRWQVRHFVRPGQWMTMSTSPASVANMEWFLRVTGAPADQRDGVHEVIDREVEAHLDGPSQVLFHPFVYGSPHPHPTSGTFLGLRGWHGRGHLLRALMEGVVLNHRWHVDALCSKLPISGSARLTGGAARSEVWSQMFADALRRPVEVTDVQESAARGAALLAATAVGVLDDVTDPRAGATVLRRHEPDPDRVAVLDEAYAVYQEALEALGPVWARLDELERPG
- a CDS encoding PfkB family carbohydrate kinase, whose translation is MPAADPTTLAAVHLREDGSAAYSFHANGTADRGLLPEHLAALPDGGTLPAGTALHLGSLGLLLEPLASTLDGLIRREAGRRLVSLDPNVRPGLVTDRATYLRRFAEWVALADVVKASDEDLAWLHPGEPYEAVAERWLASGAGLVLITFGSRGAWAVGRDARVHVPAPSVQVVDTVGAGDAFTAGVLAHLHHTGRLSREGVDHLGADKLARLLSYAVEIAADTCTRAGAQPPYRYHGVATPL
- a CDS encoding PfkB family carbohydrate kinase; the protein is MSTRPEPADQPAVVVAGDALVDLTPARTADGAAAFQPRPGGSCLNVAAGLGRLRVPTALLARISDDHFGDLLRAHLGSVFKCHAHIRSDARVTAAW
- a CDS encoding sugar ABC transporter substrate-binding protein, which produces MASTRYALIAGAAATALLATACSGAGAGGSSGGGKSINVLMVGNPQMEDIAKLTKDNFTKDTGIKVNFTILPENELRDKVTQDIATQAGQYDVATIGAYEVPIWEKNGWLHDLGSYADKDKGFDKADLLKPMVQSLTGSDGKLYALPFYGESSMLMYNKDVMKAKGITVPERPTWQQIADIAAKVDGAEPGMKGICLRGLAGWGELGAPLTSMVNTFGGTWFTKDWKAQVNSGGFKEATKFYVDLVREHGEAGAPQAGFTECLNALSQKKVAMWYDATSAAGSLEDPASSKIAGNVGYAYAPTVKTDSSGWLWAWSWAMPKTTKNADAASQFMLWASSKKYENLVGEKLGWARVPAGKRASTYEIPEYKKAAASFGDITLKSIEGADPANPGVQPRPTVGIQYVAIPEFQDLGTKVTQEISAAIAGKTSVDKALDDGQKLAEDVAKTYQK
- a CDS encoding sugar ABC transporter permease; protein product: MTTLTAPPKTAPPPVRSRKSSGAAAKWKRRIPLLPALIFTIVVTQLPFVATLIISTFQWNILKPGERHFVGLSNFSFVFTDERLRTAVLNTVVLTASVVVISVILGLGLAMLLDRRFAGRGLARTLLIAPFLVMPVAAALLWKHAIYNPDYGLLNGTLNAVYRFFGADNGPTVDWISSYPMPAVVISLVWQWTPFMMLILLAGLQAQPGDVLEAARMDGASALQTFRHITLPHLRQYIELGVLLGTIYVVQTFDAVFTITQGGPGSQTTNLPYEIYLTMFRKYEYGEAAAAGVVVVLGAFVIATFALRTIASLFREETSR
- a CDS encoding carbohydrate ABC transporter permease gives rise to the protein MTHAAVAAPGARLTKLFRRKQDQGGESRLSPLWTFVAWLATLAFFAPVAWMVLTSFHQEADAATNPPTPFAAVTFDQYKLLFSRDITPFLLNSAMASILSTILVLALAVPAAYALSIKPVEKWTDVMFFFLSTKFLPAIAALLPVYLIVKDAGMLDNVWTLVILYTAMNLPIAVWMMRSFLAEVPKEILEAAEVDGAGLLTVLWRVVAPVAMPGLAATSLICFIFSWNEFMFAVNLTATQASTAPVFLVGFITNEGLFLARLCAAATLVSLPVLIAGFAAQDKLVRGLSLGAVK
- a CDS encoding alcohol dehydrogenase catalytic domain-containing protein, producing MTEQIRRVLVRSLDDITLEEVPAPVPGDDELLIRTTVVGVCGSDTHAAAGHHPFVDLPYRPGHEAVGIVAAAGKGAEDFAPGDRVIIEPNLYCGRCPQCRSGRYNICQELKVFGCQTPGAMADLFTLPADRVHRVPDGMTDIEAALVEPLATPVHAVAKAGDLTGRTVVVLGAGPIGLLVLAAARHAGAAKIAVTDLLPGKRDRALRLGADAALPADAADLADQAHAALDGPADVVFDCVAREQSIAQATDLVTKGGTIIVVGVGAAGTTPVRLDLIQDREIRVEGTLMYTGDDYRTAMSLITSGAIDTAEIVTATYPLEDAAKAFAASVDPEQVKVLVTVDGP